The genomic window gtaaagtggggtataatctctatacagccccacctagtaaagtggggtataatctctatacagccccACCAAGTAAAGTGTggtataatctctatacagccccACCTAGTAAAGTGTggtataatctctatacagccacACCTCTCTATACAGCCCCACCAAGTAAAGTGTggtataatctctatacagcctcacctagtaaagtggggtataatctctatacagccccACCTAGTAAAGTGTggtataatctctatacagctccacctagtaaagtggggtataatctctatacagccccacctagtaaagtggggtataatctctatacagccacACCTCTCTATACAGCCCCACCAAGTAAAGTGTggtataatctctatacagcctcacctagtaaagtggggtataatctctatacagccccACCTAGTAAAGTGTggtataatctctatacagctccacctagtaaagtggggtataatctctatacagccccacctagtaaagtggggtataatctctatacagcctcacctagtaaagtggggtataatctctatacagccccACCTAGTAAAGTGTggtataatctctatacagccacacctagtaaagtggggtataatctctatacagcTCCACCTAGTAaagtgtggtatacagtaatctctatacagccccACCAAGTAAAGTGTggtataatctctatacagccccacctagtaaagtggggtataatctctatacagcTCCACCTAGTAaagtgtggtatacagtaatctctatacagccccACCAAGTAAAGTGTGGTATATAGTGTTGGGACGATGATCGGTAAAGATCGATTAGCGATCGTTTATAGCATCTCGATGCCGATGATCGATGGCAAACATCAACAATCGATCATCGGCAAATATAAAAAGGTACCGAAACGAACGAACCTCAGTATATGTAATCGAACGCGCCCGTACCAAGATGGCGGCCGCTGAAGAAAATCTAAGGGAAATATACCCAAACCCAGGCTCCAAAACGAAATCAGATGTTTGGAAATTCTTcggattttataaaattaatgataatgaaCCACCATCAAAAAAGAATTTGGATACAACGCAAGCTGTTTGCCGTCTATGCCGCAAGATTTACAGAAATACAGGTAAGTTCTAGACCAAGCTAACAAACTCGTACGGCAGACGTAACATGTGTTTCATTTGTAAACTCAAAATTGTATCAGACGTTTAGAACGcttgtcagttgtatatttattatcttTGAACAAGTATCAACTTAATGTTTTCTTCCGTCGTTTTCAGGAAATACTACGAATTTCAGAGCCCATATTGACGGGGAACACAAATTACCGTCGGGAAATTCCACACAATCACGATCAGACAAAGTTGAAACAAAATTAGTTCAACCAACAATATCGGCTGCATTTGTCAAAAGATGTGATGTTGTATCAGGATTTTACAGAACATTATCTACTATCCACTAGTATCTAGCTACCCCAGTAGCCAAATTgcaaagacaaaaacaaaaacaatcatttCCAGGGAGATTTGAGTGCATGTATTGTATTTGCATTTGTGAGTTTTTCACCCTTGTTCATGTTCAATAAATGTTAACTATTATTTTCTAGTGAAAAAAATGGTGTGTCAAAAACTGTCAATTGTCTAGTCAAGAATGTTTAGTTATTGGTCTGTTATactaaattgatattgtttatCAGTTTAATAGCTCAATTGAGCTGTTTTCattgttaataaaaatattgtttttcttgatTGTAGCTTTTTGTGATTGATGTGTCCTCATGATCagtaattaaaattattttgaggAATCCTCAAATCCCAAAAACATATAAAGTTGGAACACCCCTTTTCTATAGTGCTTAAAGGAACTGGTTAAGTGATTCATTAAGTGGCATTAACATATTAGAGACTTTATCATGTTCAACAGGAAGTTATGTTTCACATACTACAGAGGGGCTGAAGCATacagtacacatacaacacaaaataaagtaaacaaagGCAGATAACTGAAAACAGTTTATTTCCATGCTAAGTTACTAATATTCAATGgaattttaaagatattaaagttataaatgcattgGAAAAGTAAACCGATTATTTCACCGATTATCGGATCGAATAGGGTATCCGATTCCAACCGATGATCGATTATGATTTTCAACCGATTTCCCAACACTAGTggtataatctctatacagccacacctagtaaagtggggtataatctctatacagccccacctagtaaagtgtggtatacagtaatctctatacagccccacctagtaaagtggggtataatctctatacagccacACCTAGTAaagtgtggtatacagtaatctctatacagccacacctagtaaagtggggtataatctctatacagccccacctagtaaagtgtggtatacagtaatctctatacagccccacctagtaaagtgtggtatacagtaatctctatacagccacacctagtaaagtggggtataatctctatacagccacacctagtaaagtggggtataatctctatacagccccACCTAATAAAGtggggtataatctctatacagccccacctagtaaagtggggtatcatctctatacagccccacctagtaaagtggggtataatctctatacagccccACCTAGTAAAGTGTggtataatctctatacagccccacctagtaaagtggggtataatctctatacagccccacctagtaaagtggggtataatctctatacagcGCCACCTAGTAaagtgtggtatacagtaatctctatacagccccacctagtaaagtggggtataatctctatacagccccACCTAGTAAAGTGGGGTATAATTTCTATACAGCCTCACCTAGTAAAGTGTggtataatctctatacagccccATCTAGTAAAGTGTggtataatctctatacagccccacctagtaaagtgtggtatacagtaatctctatacagccccacctagtaaagtggggtataatctctatacagccccacctagtaaagtggggtataatctcta from Pecten maximus chromosome 1, xPecMax1.1, whole genome shotgun sequence includes these protein-coding regions:
- the LOC117331194 gene encoding uncharacterized protein LOC117331194 encodes the protein MANINNRSSANIKRYRNERTSVYVIERARTKMAAAEENLREIYPNPGSKTKSDVWKFFGFYKINDNEPPSKKNLDTTQAVCRLCRKIYRNTGNTTNFRAHIDGEHKLPSGNSTQSRSDKVETKLVQPTISAAFVKRCDVVSGFYRTLSTIH